DNA from Elephas maximus indicus isolate mEleMax1 chromosome 18, mEleMax1 primary haplotype, whole genome shotgun sequence:
AGGCTTGAAGTTTGACTCAGTAACCTAAATTAAATTGTTACAGAAAgtgagctgttaaaaaaaaaaaaattcccataggCATTGCTGTACACTGAAGAATTATAAAATGGACTAGAGAGAGAAGTTGGATTATCAAAGTTTCCTAGATACAAAGTTTAACCCTAGAGAGGCAAACCACACAAATAACCTTTTATTTACCTACGAATCAGGAGAATGGTAGTTAAAAAATCCACTGAAGTATATGAAAAAACAAGACTATAAAAAAGACCTTGTAAGAAGAATGTATAGACTAGCCTGTAAAAGTGTAACCTCTGGGCAAGATCCTGGGCATGTTTACTTTATCTGCAAATGAAGATGACAAACTCTTTGATGGCTAAGCTTGCTGCAGCTCCAACCATCGTGTGAAAGAGGGACTAGTTTCAGTGTGTTCCCTGAAAACTGGCAGGTGGGAAATTTTCGGTTCACCGCCACTGTCTTTTCATGAAATGTGTTATCTCCTATTAATTCTCTGTCACCTCAGTCACTTTCAGTTCATATAAGTCTGTTCATATCACCAAACCCAGGAACCAGGTTCCAAACACACCCCCAAAATGTCCTGTTAAACTGTTACAGAATATTGAGGATAGGATGAAAAAGTTGAATGATGCTTCTAACTCTTCTGTGCTTTTAGCTCTTAAGCCATTCTGTCAAacataaagataattttatttctcattcaaaatttggcagagtttcagaacttccatccttttattcctttggacccaaggtgcAAAGAATTGAAATAATTCTTGGGTCTTGGAACAGTCATTATAGTCCAGACATGGCCTTCTTTTATTTAGTTAATTAGTTTTTATAATATAGTAAATACCAGTGGACCACCTAACACAAAACAAGAATCTTGACATTAACCCGCATCTTACCATCTTAAAGGCCTTGCAGTCTTATAGTCTCTTTACAGTTAGCAGCCTTTTTCAGGGCTGCATGTTTGACTTTTTAATGACAGTATAGGTAGTCCCAGTTCTTATGATGGAAGATGTACCAAGAAGATGCCACATGAGTACAGTGTACATAGATTAACAATGTACTCTCAGAGGAGATGGGCTTCCAGACTTACTAGCTGTGTCGCCTTAGGCAGATTAATTATCCTGAACCCCGTTTTATAATCAGTAATATTGGGAGAATAACTATGTTAAACTGGTGAGGAATAACGTACTGTATGTGCCTGGTGTTTAACATGTTTTAATGCCTTGCTTGTCTGAACATTTTCAACATGTATGCGTGAGCGCTGGGCTTCCCCACTAGATGGCACTGGTTTATTGCTGAATGCAGTGCAGACTGCCCTGTGTGGCTTTgctatttgaggaaaaatatttaaaagagccATTAAAGACTAGGAAAAGTGCTATAATGCTGACTTGAAGTAATATTTAAAAGATCGCTTATACTTTGAAAAATTGTAACTCAGTGTACAAAATATACACAATACTTAAACACATTAAGGAATAGCTAATGATCAGATCACATGGAGCTTTTTAACCTATATTGAGAAGTTTGCATTTTGTTCTAAGTGCAGCGGAAAGCCACTGGTGAATTTTAAGCAAACAAGTCTCCCTATGTTATTCGTGTTTTAAGATCATTCTGACATGTCCGTATTTCAAAGACACCactaaagagattgaaaagagaacctaaaaagttggaaacaatattTGCAACACCTAAACAAGGGACTCATTTGGAATACATAAGGAAAactcactgctgtagagtcgattgagactcaacaaccctatgggatagagtagacctaccccatagggtttccagggctgtaatctttatgtgagcatactgccacatcctCCTGGAGagtgctggtaggttcgaaccatgtgaccttctggttggcagctgagcactttaaccactgcactaccagggctcctcagagtgTATAAAGTAAAGGACTGCtataaatcaataagagaaagacaacactagAGAAAAATGGATGGAAGGTCTGAAGAGGCACTTCATAAAACGATGGCCAACAAACACGGCATGATCCTCAGGCTCATTAGTcgtcaggaaaatgcaaattaaaatcctaGTCAGAAACCACCACACACCCACACGACTGGTAAAAATTTATATGTCAGACAATACCAAGAGTTGGCAAGGATGTTCACAAGAGCTGGAGCTCTGATACACtgctgtgggagaataaatttatgtAATCACTTTGGAAGTATATAGTAAAACTGAATGCAGTATGCCCTGAGAACTGGgatcccaaaaaaccaaaccaaaccaaacccagtgccatcgagtcgattccttcgactcatagcgaccctataggacagagtagaactgccccatagagtttccaaggagcgcctggcagatttgaactgccaaccctttggttcacagctgtagcacttaaccactatgccaccagggtttccactgggatCCCACTCCGGGgtaaatatcctagagaaaaccCATGCATTGGTGTAACAATATCTTTTATACAAGAATATGCTTCACAGAATTGTTCATAACTGTCAGAAACTGGATACAGCACAAATGTTCAGCATTTGGAGAATGGATAATCAAGTGAAGGTGTTTTTCACGTAATaacaaccattgccattgagtcgattccgactcagtagGATaccataaaacaataaaaatgactgaatcgattcagactcatagtgggacaccataaaacaacaaaaaagactgagtcggttccaactcatagcgggataccataaaacaacaaaaatgattgagtcgattccgactcatagtggaataccgtaaaacaataaaaatgagagTGCTACCATGTGTACCAAAAGCAATGCATCTTAAAAACAATGttgagcaaaaggaaaaaagaatcatacagtatttcatttatatgaagttcaaaacTAGGCAAAATTATACTGTTTGAGTGCATACTCGAGTGATAAACTGTAACGGTGAGCATGAAATTAAGATAGAATGAAGGTGACCTCTGGAGAAAAGAGGAAGTTGCTAGTGATGACTGTGTTCTCTCTTTCAACCAGGGTGGAGGTTACATTTATTCATCCAGTTGTGCTTTATGTTTCATGTACTtgtctatacacacacacttgctcCTATGTTGAGAATGGATTGTGCACAGGCAAGAATGGAAAGAAGGAGACTGGAGTGTAGATGGGAGACCACAGGACCAGGGCAGTGGTGGGACTGGAGACAGACAGAAGTTGGCAGACACAGGAGGCAGGTCTGATGGAGACTTGCTAAGGCATGGTTTCCTCACTTGCTAATGGTTGTTTCCTCTTGTTCTTGGTGACAGTTCATAAACCAGAAAAGGTTACATGGACAGAAGCGGCTGGAACCATTCGGGATGGAATGCGGGCCTATACTGCTCTGCATTACCTTTCTCATCTCTCGCCAGGAAAGTCGGTGCTGATAATGGACGGAGCAAGTGTGGGTGTTGGAAACAGACCACAATACAGTCAACTTAGTGAATTtagaatttagaaaatataattcCTTACcaatagtttgattttttttttaccaaacttCCATTTTGTTATAATCAGCTTTTTATCAATGGGAGATAAAAGTTAGATTTTGTGATTAGTTTCCTGTTACTTTGAATCTGCTAGTACTTTAAGAAGCAGACAAGCCATTTTTATTCATGTCTGGGACAAAGCCTAAAATAGCTCCTGGGTCTCTGAAGGCATACCCTAGAACTCGCTACCAATTTTGTATCATGTCCCCCACACTTACACTTAATGCTAATGAAgtgttccattttatagatggatcACACGAGGTCACAAAGGTGCTCACTTAAGTGTATTACTTGTATCATCAAAAAGTAGTTCAAGACACTAGGAAGAGAATACATGAAAATACGatacaatttttaaatgttataaaaCTTTGGGTgattttatagttttgttttcaGTCTGGCTGTGGATGAATATGCCTTTTCCCGTTTTTCTCTGACAAAAAGGCAGGACTCTCCAGCGTTGGCTTCAGCTTGGTGTCCAACATCACGATAGTAGTGTTTCCCTGAACTTCCCCAGGGGTTGGCAGAAGGTTGGCGCTTTTTAAGGTGCTTTGATCTTCAGAGAAGTAGCTAGCTGAACTACCATATGCATGATACAATCAGCTTACAACAAGAACTGACAGGGCCCTCAGAGGCCGGTTTTTCCCTTTCCGAGCCATATTTCTGAATGTGGCCCTCCATTCTTGAGAATATGTGCTGTGGTTAGCCAGGGTGTGAGCATGTGACCCGAGCAGCTTTTCCACCATCCTTCTGAAGAAGGAAGTCAGTCAGCCAAATGTTTCCCATACCAACttgtccataatttttttattctcttagacataattttaaaatatattaaagtaTTACACTTTATAGAACAATTTCTAAAATAGCTATGTCCTCTGCCCTGTGTCTATTAACCCACCGTGTGTTTCTTTCCACACAGGCATTTGGAACAATAGCTATTCAGTTAGCACACCACAGAGGAGCCAAAGTGATTTCCACAGCGTGCAGCCTGGAAGACAAGCAGTGCCTTGAAAGCCTTAGGCCTACTATAGGTGGGTGACACTATTCAACACAAACTTTAAAATAGGAAATTTTGAAGAGAAATCGCCTAAAACAAAATTCCAAATGAAAGCTACTTTTAAAATGTGCTTTGTATCTGTCCTGAGTCCAAGTCTACTTAAGTGATAGTTTTTAATTAAGTTTTTTAAACTTACATTTTTTAGCATTTTTCCATCTTTGCAGCAGTGTTATCAACTTAAGTTTGAATTAGGTGAACTTTGACACAGTTGAGAAATACTTGATGCCTCTTTGGTGTTAGTCACTAAATCAATGTATTTTTGCATCACTTTGTATGTTACTTTCTCTGTGATACTTGAGGGCAGGAGATGACCCACTTACACAGAAACACAGGTCAGACAGTTTAGGATGACCAGGACATGATGGAGGCTGGAGCGCTCTTGAAAAGAATCAACCATGTTGGAACAAAAATGAATATGGAAAGGAGGTAGAAAATacaaactgaaaaagaagaggacaAAGACgggaatgaaaaaaactaacagatgaagaaaaaaagcagATGAGCAGAGTATAAATGaaaggcaggcaagaaggaagtTCCTGAGTGCCAAGGTACCTGCTACCTCCTGGAGTCCTCAATGACCCTTTGTAAAAGCATCTCTTCAGCTTTTCTGAGGATCTGCGATTAGAAGGGTTAACTGgaatgggatttgaactcaggcctgCCCCACATTAAAGCCCATGTTCTTTCCATTGGAATATTATGCTTCTGGCAGAAATAGCCAAGAAGGAAAAAGGAGGTAAGTAAGGCAGGGGCTGCAGAAAGGAgaacagggaaaaaaattaagagatttGGAAATAGAATGGAGAAAAAGCATGAGACAGTATTGCTGAAGGGAGATGTTTCTATTGGTCATTTGTCTTTGTGGGTTGCTTCAGTCCCTCTTGTCCTCCTTCCCTGCCCCGCAGCCTTGGAATTTAGATCATTATTGAACTATACCTCTAATCCAAGCGGCTCCAAGAGGAATTATCTTCATTAGGGTGGTAAAagacacaaaaatgaaacaaacatgcCTTCATTTGCTACTTCAAattgtgataattttttttaattctcccatTGGATTGTTTtaattaacactttaaagcagcCAGTTAACATTAGTTTAATTTTTACTAACTCTGCTAAAAATAACTATGTTCTTTTATCCTCaagatttttcttcattttggggAGTCCATGCTGGGGTGGGAGGGGTTTCTATTACtgagaaaggtcagtggtttgaacccacccagcagtttcacagaagaaaagaccttgtgagctgctcctgtaaagattacagcctcagaaaccctatgagtcagaattgacttgagcgCACACAACAGCAGCAGATTAAGTACTGTATTGtacaaatttatttttgtatttgttaGCTCTTACAAGTACCACTGGccacagagtcagttccgactcacagcaagcccatgtgtgtacgagtagaactgtactccgtagggcTTTCCATGGCTGATCTTTCCTAAGTCTATCAGCAGGCcttctttccaggcacctctgggtggactcgaacctccaacctttcaatgagcagctgagtgcattagccatttccaccacccaggggctccagctCTGTTAAATCCGAACATATCTAGAACATTGCTTCATTTTTTAGTTCATGTCttcacatatatgtacatatgtagcTTACAGAGTCTGAGTTTTGGTGGTTATAGCCTGTGGCTCTAGAGAACAGTTATGTCAGCAGACCAGCTCTGGAACACCTTGTTAACGgaatgctttaatttttattttattgaagatACCAGTCCCTTCATTTAAATTGATCATTACCAATACTGGGTTAGACCAGAAAAAAGTATAATTTGGgttgatattttctttctttaagttCACTACTTAACTCATTTCAGAGGATAGATATAGATTtgcttcactttttctttttccttgatttctctgtgttggtCACAGAAAGAACAGTGAATAACCTGGTTTCCTGTCCTTCACAGCCCGAGTGATTGATGTATCTAATGggaaagtccatgttgctgaaagCTGTTTGGAAGAAACAGGTGGCCTGGGAGTAGATATTGTCCTAGATGCTGGAGGTTCGTATAACCTgtgcaatttttgtttgtttgtttgattaatttcagaaaaATGTATAACTTGGAAATGATTATTAAatggagtaatttttttttttttttttttttaatactaaaaacTTGACTAATTGAAGCTTCTTTGTTCCCACTGTAAACTGTCTCTCTGGAAGAGAGCACATGATTGACTTTTAATGTATAGCATGAATTACACAGTTCTTAAATTTTACAGCAAGGCTACTTTTGGGGGCGCTTTTAAAATAGTGCTTTCAGTAAAGCATCGGTGTTTAAGTAACAAATGACGTGTCTCTATAAGAAAGCTACAAACATCACCTCCTAAGTGGTTCCCAGATGGTACACATCAGTTCCGATTTCACTGAGATGCTTTTTCAGGCACTTCCGGTTCCGCTGTGTGCAGCTGCCCTCTGTTGGGTGGTGGACTTCTGAAGTCTCTGGAAAACACACAGAATTTTCCTcccttttcatctttcttgagCTTTTTTAGTTTATATCTATTTAGTACCCAATCTGTACACGCTTAGGTCATGCCACTGCACATAACGGGTAAGTTTCACAAGCCTGCAGAGGGTTCCCATTATATTTTGATGCATCTTTTATTGTGGGATTTTGCCATCGTGTTTCTTTTTAAACAGTTTTTTCAAGATTTGAAATCAGAGGAAAAATTTGTCAGTGGAAATAAATGTATACTTCACTGACTTTCCATTTTTCCAAACAGACATTTAAATAATCACATCAAAGTATCTTGAGTCTATGAGTTCTTTATTTACCAAAAGAAATTAACTTTTCCCAACGTAGTAAGCTATCAACGTTATGATTATCAGACTTAGTTACGTGTTGTTATCTTGCCTGGTTTTCAAGTGAAAATGACTTtagttatttcatttaaaattaaatctaGTGTAAATTTTATGACCAGTTTTAGTACCAAATGtttaagttttctgaataaactgcatttttctaaggaaaattcttcttcattcctATGTTAAAAGGTAATGAGAACTTGTTtgagaaataaatttttgtgcaggttattataaaatatatttcttctctttttttcttttactactcCTTATAAGTGAGATTATATAGTAAAGTTGATGAACCCACTGTCAAATTACAACTACCACATAAGCATGACATCGTCACACTTCTAGGTGTTGGAGGCCACTGGGTAACAAGAGAAGAAAACCTTCAGGTATTATCTTTTAAACCAAAGGGAGGGGAGCTAACAAAGGGAACGCCTAAGTCTTTTCTGAGGCAAGGTCTGGCTAAGTTAGTTAAAGTCCTAAATTATgtcacattttttaaagaaatgtagcTTTTTTAAGTTAAGCTACATGCTAACCAACAAAACGCTGAAATACTGCCTAGTAGAGGAGTTCCTTCAACTGAAATGATTATAATTAATTTCATCTAGTAGTTTGGAAGGTAGTGacttataaattttttaataggaTTTTTTTCCTAGTAACATTGTTGACATGTACTTAGCAAATTTTTTCTATATAAAATTATCATAATTTCCTAATTATTCAAATTGGAATTAActatatgttggaaaccctggtggcatagtgcaaaagagctacggctgctaaccaaaaggtggggagtttgaatctcccaggtgctccttggaaaactgtatggggcagttctactctgtcctgtagggtcgctatgagtcagaatcaactccacggtagTGGGTGGTAGGTGTGGTATTTATGTAATCTCTCAAGCTTATTTTCAACAGAATTTCAATTAAGTATATATCATGATTGATATGCAAATACCGTAATTCTTATATACCAATCTTTATAGATTTTTCAACATCCTCACTAGGGTGACTGGTCAGTAGTGGCCAGaaatctctctctcacacacacacacacacaccccgacACCACTACTGCCTCATCACCAGGATTCTAGATCGGCCCTGTATCTCCCCTGTACATATCACCTTGCCATTTCATCATTGTGAATCAGGAATTAGAAAACGTTGTAGTTTATAGAGTGTTACTGAAGTTTGCACGTTGATTATTTGTGATTTGGGCATTACTTAATCTGTGTGGAAGGTTTTCTGGCTCAAGATACCAGTCATCCTTCTGCTGTTAAACTCAAGAGTGACTGACTAGTCTTTTTGCATTCTGTCCAAGTTGGATCCTCCAGATAGCCACTGCCTTTTCCTCAAGGGAGCAACAGTGTCTTTCCTTAATGATGAAGTTTGGAATCTGTCAAATGTAAAACAGGGAAAATACCTTTATATCCTTTTTTTAGTGATTTGTGTTTCTAGCTTGAAATTTACCTTGTACTCTGATTGTGAAGTTTTTTAATAATAACAGCAGCTAACTTTCACTGAGTATGCCAAACATTTCACACGCTTTGCAGGAATTAGTTCATTTAGATAGtgaaacaaccctatgaggtgtaAGTCCTATAGTTACCTGtatttcacaggtgaagaaacaagcacagagaggttaatgcATGTCCAAGGACACAACTAGCAAGTGGCAGAATAGAACAAACACCCCAGCAGTCTGGCTCCTTTCTGAATAGCAGATAAACCATAAATACATGGAAGGTTTGTTTTTAACCTGACATTATGGCAATTCCACATGTCACCTTGAGAGGCTGGATGCTTACTCCTATCACAGGGCCACTGCAGAAAACACCTCGGAATGGTTACCTGATTTAAAATTTGTGGGGCACTGTCACAGATATTGATGCCAGGAAACCTTCAAGTGAGGATAaaacctcatttttaaaaaaagaaagttattcAGAGATGAGCCTGGTGAAATGAAGCCAAATCATGCCAGTTTTGGTCAAAGTAATGGTAAGTTTTCTTGAGAGAACATGAAAGCAGTCCCGTAAGAAAAGGTCCAGAACTTTCTAGAGCATAGTCAACTTAAAAATAAACCCTTTATTTCTAAGATTAGTTTTAAAGTCAACTGTACTTGGTAAAAGCTTTAATGTATTGGACAAAAAATAAGTTCTTGTTACTTACTGAAGTATGTGCACACACGAAAAAGTTTGCATAGCCTTGTGTTTGTCTCTACTGGGTTTTGTACTTTACCGTTATATGTCTGTAGTTACATATGTGATATGCATAAAGGCCAGTGTCCTTCAGGAGCAATGACAGACTTAATTCAAAgctttaaaatgtaattttaatgtAATTAACATACTGCACATGTTAAGTTTTAAAGAGATTTCAAAATCAGAAACATTCCATTAACATAGTGACTGTACAAGTTTAACATTTTTGATTAAGtattaaatttggaaaataaacttttattggctaaaagaatttttaaaatttcatttttaaacaacctaaatgtccaataaaccaaaaaaaaccccaaacccattgctgtcacgttgattccaactcacagcgaccctacaggacagggtagaactgccccattaggtttccaaggagcgcctggtagatttgaactgccgacctttttggttagcagctgagctcttaaccacgatgctaccagggtttccaaatgtccAATAGCATTGTAATCATCAAGAATACCACGGGATGTTAACAGTAGAGAACACCAATTAAATTTAAAGTGATATTAGTCAATATTTTGAATCTTACGTGTGAGAAGCTAGGCTGGCTGTTCTGTCTGTTAATTCTCTCATTCCCCCAACCCTCAACTGTGAGAAAGTGATTTTAATCTAATTGATAAATCCATGGACTGTGTTGAAATATGACATGTTTATATAAATGAGTTACGTTTCCtaaagaaataatatatatacTGATGGCAGTTCCAGTAACAGGTAGAGAGAATTTATTTGCAGGGTTGTGAAAAAGTGATTAATATTCTTCAAGTCTTTCTTTAATCTTTAAAATTGCTTGTgattgtattttctaaatttacatTTTCTAAAGTCCTTAAGCCAACTTTAATCCCCACATGGGTAGTATCCCTCAGATTACACGAGTCAGGTGCTGCATGTGAGATCACATGGAGATCTCCTTTCAGTTGTGATTATGTGCCATCAATTCTCCAGTACTAGCAATTACATACAGACTCTTGATCTCGATATTATAATTTCCAAAACTAAATGACTAAGgtgaagttttttaatttttacatttcctgattttcttggtgacatatatacacacacataatttaTAAACTTCTTTCTTGCGCACAAATTTTGAGCCTATTACCAATCCATTTGGTAAATAAGTGTGCATCTAAAGAG
Protein-coding regions in this window:
- the CRYZL1 gene encoding quinone oxidoreductase-like protein 1 isoform X1; translated protein: MKGLYFQQNSTNEEITFVFQERENLPVTEDNFVKLQVKACALSQINTKLLAEMKMEKDFFPVGREIAGIVLDVGSKVSFFQPDDEVVGILPLDSEDPGLCEVIRVHEHYLVHKPEKVTWTEAAGTIRDGMRAYTALHYLSHLSPGKSVLIMDGASAFGTIAIQLAHHRGAKVISTACSLEDKQCLESLRPTIARVIDVSNGKVHVAESCLEETGGLGVDIVLDAGVRLYSKVDEPTVKLQLPHKHDIVTLLGVGGHWVTREENLQLDPPDSHCLFLKGATVSFLNDEVWNLSNVKQGKYLCILRDVMEKLSTGVFRPQLDEPIPLYEAKVSMEVVQKNEGRKKQVVQF
- the CRYZL1 gene encoding quinone oxidoreductase-like protein 1 isoform X2, which translates into the protein MKGLYFQQNSTNEEITFVFQERENLPVTEDNFVKLQVKACALSQINTKLLAEMKMEKDFFPVGREIAGIVLDVGSKVSFFQPDDEVVGILPLDSEDPGLCEVIRVHEHYLVHKPEKVTWTEAAGTIRDGMRAYTALHYLSHLSPGKSVLIMDGASAFGTIAIQLAHHRGAKVISTACSLEDKQCLESLRPTIARVIDVSNGKVHVAESCLEETGGLGVDIVLDAGVRLYSKVDEPTVKLQLPHKHDIVTLLGVGGHWVTREENLQLDPPDSHCLFLKGATVSFLNDEVWNLSNVKQGKYLSTYLKRCDGEAINGCF